From one Butyricimonas faecihominis genomic stretch:
- a CDS encoding helix-turn-helix domain-containing protein encodes MNMEIVSIEKKTFEMMVAAFGALSEKVAALRRKSDTGRMERWLTGEEVCGQLRISPRTLQTLRDRRLIGYSQINRRFYYKPEEVKRLIPLVGTLYPHGR; translated from the coding sequence ATGAATATGGAAATAGTATCTATCGAGAAAAAGACTTTCGAGATGATGGTGGCGGCATTCGGCGCACTCTCGGAGAAGGTCGCCGCCCTGAGGCGCAAAAGCGACACGGGGCGCATGGAAAGATGGCTCACGGGCGAGGAGGTCTGCGGGCAGTTGAGAATAAGCCCGCGCACGTTGCAGACGCTGCGTGACAGGCGGCTTATCGGCTACTCGCAGATAAACCGCAGGTTCTATTACAAGCCAGAGGAGGTGAAGCGGCTGATACCGCTTGTCGGCACGCTCTATCCGCACGGCAGATGA
- a CDS encoding lysine exporter LysO family protein, with the protein MKGSIIIVSFFVAGVLLGRLVDVPALLAAEEPTLYALYVLMFLVGISIGSDKKALEALKHQNFKIILVPLATIIGTLVGSALISLVLSGKSLTDCLAVGSGFGYYSLSTIFITQYKGAELGTIALVSNILRELIALLAAPLLVRYFGKLAPISVGGATTADTTLPIITRFCGKEFVIISIVHGITVDLSVPFLVTFFCTI; encoded by the coding sequence ATGAAAGGTAGTATAATCATAGTCTCTTTTTTTGTTGCCGGAGTATTACTCGGACGACTCGTTGATGTTCCCGCCCTGCTAGCTGCAGAAGAACCCACTCTCTACGCCCTATATGTACTTATGTTTCTCGTAGGCATCAGCATTGGAAGTGACAAAAAAGCTCTAGAAGCATTGAAACACCAGAACTTTAAAATCATTCTGGTGCCATTGGCAACGATTATCGGCACTCTGGTAGGCTCGGCTTTAATCAGCCTCGTTCTAAGCGGCAAAAGCCTCACCGATTGTCTCGCAGTAGGCTCCGGATTCGGATATTATTCCCTTTCGACTATTTTTATCACTCAATACAAAGGTGCCGAACTCGGCACAATTGCCTTAGTATCTAATATCCTCCGTGAATTAATAGCCTTATTAGCCGCCCCTCTACTCGTGCGCTATTTTGGTAAACTAGCCCCTATTTCCGTGGGAGGAGCAACCACCGCTGATACCACACTTCCGATTATCACAAGATTCTGCGGAAAAGAGTTTGTAATCATATCAATCGTTCACGGGATAACCGTGGATTTAAGTGTACCATTTCTAGTGACATTTTTTTGCACGATATAA
- a CDS encoding Gldg family protein, whose translation MKTIIKIMKNELYTLFYSPIAWLVLIIFAFQAGMAFSDAYLDQLRQQALDYSLYGVTRSLLFGWDGVISSMQRQLYLYIPLLTMGLMSQEYNRGSIKLLYSSPITNKQIIFGKYLAIIVYILVLIAFLFIYILFSLFTIKNMDIPYALAGVLGIFLLLSAYAAIGLFMSTLTSYQVVAAVGTLALLSVLNFINNVGQEIPFIRDITYWLSMSGRSDTFLEGLICSEDVLYFILVIVLFISLSIIKLQAERTKKNLIQNIAHYGCVIILALGIGYASSRPQLMCYYDATETKDNTLTQSSIDVMKKLDGPLTLTTYVNLLSEHYYYGLPKSYNEDIDRFERYIRFKPEIEMKYVYYYHKTYFPLLDTRYPNLNDEERARRISDISNINFSKVLTPEQINQQVDLSGEDYRFVRIFERGNGQKSFLRLFGDNVIFPGETEITASLKRMVVPSPHVAFLSGHGERNIYSAGEQEYAAFAENKTFRYSLLNQGFNISTLSLENIQSIPKEIDILVISDIKKSLSPSELTAISNYISIGGNLIIAGESRRQNNMNPILEQLGLRFMPGILVQQNKDYPQDLILGNIATQAINLTPKLRYLKYNGSKVSMPGAIGIEQISNKGFEIIPLIETDSTGSWNELETTNFIETTATLNPTIGEVEKSIPIALYLSREINGKTQRIIVTGDSDCFSNSELSRTREGIPSVNFTMITESFRLLSNGEFPVDTRRPRPSDDQIYLTENASLWIKLLFIGLLPCSIIILSLGLWWKRRGK comes from the coding sequence ATGAAAACCATCATAAAAATCATGAAGAACGAGCTTTACACCTTGTTCTACTCTCCAATCGCATGGCTTGTTTTAATCATTTTTGCATTTCAAGCCGGCATGGCATTTAGTGACGCATATCTTGATCAGCTTCGCCAACAGGCACTTGATTACAGCCTTTACGGAGTTACTCGTTCGCTTTTATTCGGTTGGGACGGAGTTATCTCTAGTATGCAACGACAACTCTATCTCTACATCCCGTTACTTACGATGGGGCTTATGAGTCAAGAATATAACCGAGGCTCTATTAAATTACTTTATTCATCTCCCATCACCAATAAACAAATCATTTTTGGGAAATATCTCGCAATTATCGTGTATATCCTTGTCCTTATTGCATTCCTATTCATTTACATTCTATTTTCCCTATTTACAATTAAAAACATGGATATTCCCTATGCTTTAGCAGGAGTACTCGGAATTTTCCTACTTCTTTCCGCTTATGCAGCTATCGGACTTTTCATGTCCACCTTAACTTCCTATCAAGTTGTGGCTGCAGTCGGGACTCTTGCATTATTGTCTGTATTAAACTTTATCAATAATGTAGGTCAAGAAATCCCATTTATCAGGGACATCACATACTGGTTATCCATGTCCGGACGTTCCGATACATTCCTGGAAGGGCTAATTTGTAGCGAAGATGTTCTCTACTTTATACTTGTCATAGTTTTATTTATTTCTCTATCAATCATCAAATTACAAGCTGAACGGACGAAAAAAAACCTTATTCAAAATATCGCACATTATGGCTGTGTTATTATCTTGGCACTAGGAATCGGGTATGCCAGCTCTCGCCCCCAGCTAATGTGTTATTACGATGCGACCGAGACAAAAGACAATACCTTAACTCAAAGCAGTATTGACGTCATGAAAAAACTTGACGGTCCATTAACATTAACCACATATGTAAATTTACTTTCCGAGCACTACTATTACGGTCTTCCCAAAAGCTATAACGAAGATATCGATCGTTTCGAAAGATATATTCGCTTTAAACCGGAAATCGAGATGAAATATGTCTATTACTATCACAAAACTTATTTTCCACTTCTAGATACACGCTATCCCAACCTAAATGATGAAGAACGAGCTCGTAGAATCAGTGACATCTCCAACATTAATTTTTCTAAAGTCCTAACTCCCGAGCAAATCAATCAACAAGTTGATCTTTCAGGAGAAGATTATCGCTTTGTTAGAATTTTCGAAAGAGGAAACGGTCAAAAATCATTTTTACGTCTTTTCGGGGATAATGTCATTTTTCCCGGTGAAACAGAAATCACGGCATCTCTAAAGCGAATGGTTGTTCCCTCTCCTCATGTCGCATTTCTCTCTGGCCACGGAGAACGTAACATTTATAGTGCCGGGGAACAAGAATATGCCGCTTTTGCAGAAAATAAAACATTTCGCTATTCTCTACTCAATCAAGGATTCAATATTTCCACTTTATCTCTTGAAAATATACAAAGTATTCCTAAAGAGATCGACATTCTCGTTATTTCTGATATAAAAAAATCTCTTTCACCCTCAGAATTAACGGCAATTTCAAACTATATTAGTATCGGTGGTAATTTAATCATCGCCGGCGAAAGCCGACGTCAAAACAATATGAATCCAATACTTGAACAACTCGGCTTACGTTTCATGCCAGGCATTCTCGTTCAACAAAACAAAGATTATCCCCAAGATCTTATTTTAGGAAACATTGCCACACAAGCAATAAACCTTACTCCTAAACTTCGTTATTTAAAATATAATGGAAGTAAAGTTTCAATGCCTGGTGCAATCGGTATTGAACAAATTTCGAACAAAGGATTTGAGATTATTCCTCTCATTGAAACAGATTCCACGGGTTCATGGAATGAACTTGAAACCACTAATTTTATCGAGACAACAGCAACTCTCAATCCTACTATCGGGGAAGTTGAAAAATCCATTCCCATCGCATTATATTTATCTCGGGAGATCAACGGAAAAACTCAACGAATCATCGTTACCGGAGATTCCGATTGTTTCAGCAATTCAGAATTATCCCGTACTAGAGAAGGAATCCCTTCTGTCAATTTTACAATGATAACTGAATCCTTTCGTCTGCTTTCAAACGGAGAGTTCCCTGTTGATACTAGACGTCCACGCCCGTCTGATGATCAAATTTATCTTACGGAAAACGCATCTCTATGGATCAAATTACTATTTATAGGATTATTACCTTGTTCTATCATCATTCTTAGTCTTGGACTATGGTGGAAACGTAGAGGAAAATAA
- a CDS encoding LysO family transporter yields the protein MIIVISLMVCGIILGYAFKERNLKFVQKLINYAIFLLLFLLGITVGANGEVMNNLDSIGLEALLITLAAITGSVLCAWGVYHFFFMTTK from the coding sequence ATGATTATAGTTATTAGTTTGATGGTTTGCGGCATCATTTTAGGATATGCCTTTAAAGAGAGAAATTTGAAGTTCGTGCAAAAACTCATTAATTATGCCATATTTCTCCTTTTATTTCTTTTAGGGATCACAGTTGGTGCTAACGGGGAGGTAATGAACAATCTTGATTCTATCGGATTGGAAGCTTTACTTATTACCTTAGCGGCAATTACAGGAAGTGTATTGTGCGCATGGGGTGTCTATCACTTTTTCTTCATGACCACCAAATAA
- a CDS encoding helix-turn-helix domain-containing protein, with product MMNENNDVFTMEDEPIASVVQDMRKGSKWLSAFLESYRPPLDGERYLTDGEVSELLRVSRRTLQEYRNNRVLPFILLGGKVLYPETGLRGVLEANYRKPLE from the coding sequence ATGATGAACGAGAACAACGATGTTTTTACGATGGAAGACGAGCCGATAGCCTCTGTGGTGCAGGATATGCGCAAAGGCTCGAAATGGCTGTCCGCATTTCTGGAAAGCTACCGTCCTCCGCTGGACGGGGAACGTTACCTGACGGACGGCGAGGTGTCGGAACTGCTCCGTGTGAGCCGGCGCACCTTGCAGGAATACCGCAACAACCGCGTGTTGCCCTTCATACTTTTGGGAGGGAAGGTGCTTTACCCGGAAACGGGGCTGCGCGGGGTACTGGAAGCGAACTACCGCAAGCCGCTGGAGTGA
- a CDS encoding RNA polymerase sigma factor, protein MADTISFESIRNGDIKAFETLFKEFYPSMCAIAIRFVSDKDVAQDIVQEVFIKLWEKRTSYEEIPNLKTFLYVSIKNLCFNYLRDKKETIDYTNQEVINREYHFKNRLIEEETYRIVSHAIDSLPPQSSKIIKMCLEGKQNKEIAEILGISVNSVKTLKYNALSTLKEVLKDHFYILIILLLGEKI, encoded by the coding sequence ATGGCAGACACCATTTCTTTCGAATCAATAAGAAACGGGGATATAAAAGCGTTTGAAACCTTGTTTAAGGAATTTTATCCCTCAATGTGTGCTATTGCCATACGTTTCGTGTCAGATAAAGATGTTGCACAAGACATTGTACAAGAAGTCTTTATAAAACTTTGGGAAAAGAGGACCTCATACGAAGAGATTCCCAACCTGAAAACCTTTTTGTATGTTTCAATAAAAAATCTCTGTTTCAATTATCTTCGAGATAAAAAAGAAACCATTGATTATACAAATCAAGAAGTTATTAACCGCGAATACCATTTTAAAAATCGTTTAATCGAAGAAGAAACCTATCGTATCGTTTCTCATGCGATTGATTCTCTTCCTCCACAGAGTTCTAAAATTATCAAAATGTGCTTAGAAGGAAAACAAAATAAAGAAATTGCAGAAATACTAGGAATCTCTGTAAACTCCGTCAAAACTCTAAAATATAATGCCCTAAGCACTTTAAAAGAAGTGTTAAAAGATCATTTTTACATCTTAATCATCCTTTTGCTAGGAGAAAAAATATAA
- a CDS encoding helix-turn-helix domain-containing protein encodes MELLTRNNFEGWMQKLMERLDRQDELLLAMKAEGKQPTITESIRLFDNQDLCMLLQISKRTLQRYRSVGALPYKTLGKKTYYSEEDVLTFLSNHIKDFKKEDIAFYKARIHNFFHK; translated from the coding sequence ATGGAACTGCTCACACGAAACAACTTCGAGGGCTGGATGCAGAAGCTGATGGAACGGCTCGACCGTCAGGACGAACTGCTGCTGGCGATGAAGGCTGAGGGGAAACAGCCCACTATCACGGAAAGCATCCGCCTTTTCGACAATCAGGATTTGTGCATGTTGCTCCAGATAAGCAAACGCACCCTCCAACGCTACCGCAGCGTAGGCGCATTGCCCTACAAGACGCTGGGCAAGAAGACCTATTACAGCGAGGAGGACGTGCTGACATTCCTTTCCAACCATATCAAGGACTTCAAAAAGGAAGATATAGCCTTCTACAAGGCTCGTATCCATAATTTCTTTCATAAATAA
- a CDS encoding Gldg family protein, which yields MKTIFRLAKTELRILFCSPVSWLILVIFAFQAGMAFSNIFDIQLKRMALGYGLYGVTQETYARYSGLLVSMLKSLYLYIPLITMGLMSREYSSGSIKFLYSSPITNTQIILGKYSAMIIYAIVLMAILSLYIIFGIFTIHNMNVAFVLSGLLGLFLLTCAYAAIGLFMSSITSYQVVAAMGTLAILAVLNFIGDIGQDIAFVRDITYWLSMSGRSYVFLRGMICSEDVLYFVIIITLFIILSITRLQSTRKKRTRLASYSRYSCTICIALLLGCFSTLPTFKLYYDATETKANTLTPGSQEIVKQLKGGLTITTYMNILDKNYGVALPSQLKHDFERFEQYMRFKPEIKMKYVYYYDTPSEPSYAGNFPELEGKERAEKICKTLNVDFNMFLSPEQIQKIIDLKPEGNRFIRVIERENGQKTFLRLFNDIPKHPSETEITTALKRFLVKSPKVGFLIGHGERSLHSTGDRYYYNFAKSIFFRHSLINQGFDVIDLSIKDTEIPADIDIIVISDMRTALNAEENEKIKNYIQHGGNLFILGEPGRLETMNPLLSHLGVELMPGTLVQLSEGFSPSLITATLTEEAALQSLRYNRIRGWDFKLIMPTATGIKLMDNKGYKISPLVVSTSQKSWNELETTDFVDGEFSVNTQIGEKEQSYPVVLALTKKVGEKEQRIIVTGDADCISNGELSTKRNGIGSANFDFITESFKWLSYGEFPIETFRPEPTDNSINISRKASPWIKTTAMGIIPCILLFTGLMIWSKRKKH from the coding sequence ATGAAAACAATATTTAGATTAGCAAAAACAGAACTTCGTATATTATTCTGTTCTCCAGTATCCTGGCTTATCCTTGTCATATTTGCCTTCCAAGCAGGTATGGCATTTTCCAATATATTTGACATTCAGCTAAAACGTATGGCTCTAGGCTACGGATTATATGGAGTTACGCAAGAAACCTACGCTCGGTATTCCGGTTTACTCGTCTCCATGTTAAAATCTTTATATCTCTATATTCCATTAATCACGATGGGACTTATGAGCCGAGAATATAGTAGTGGATCGATAAAATTTCTTTACTCTTCTCCTATCACAAATACGCAGATCATTCTTGGCAAGTATTCAGCTATGATCATTTATGCAATTGTATTAATGGCAATCCTGTCCCTATATATCATATTTGGAATATTCACTATTCACAATATGAACGTAGCTTTTGTATTATCCGGTCTTCTCGGACTATTTTTATTAACATGCGCTTATGCCGCAATTGGACTATTCATGTCCAGCATCACTTCTTACCAAGTCGTTGCCGCAATGGGAACTCTTGCCATTCTTGCTGTTTTAAACTTTATCGGAGACATTGGGCAAGACATCGCATTTGTTCGCGACATCACCTATTGGCTATCCATGTCCGGAAGATCCTACGTTTTTTTGCGAGGTATGATCTGTAGTGAAGATGTTCTTTATTTCGTCATTATCATCACGTTGTTCATTATTCTTTCCATCACTCGTTTACAATCAACACGAAAAAAGCGGACTCGTTTAGCTAGCTATTCTCGTTACTCTTGCACAATATGTATTGCACTATTATTAGGATGTTTTAGCACCTTACCCACATTCAAACTGTATTATGATGCCACCGAAACTAAAGCAAACACATTGACTCCTGGAAGTCAAGAAATCGTAAAACAATTAAAAGGAGGACTCACGATAACCACGTATATGAATATTTTAGATAAAAATTATGGAGTAGCCCTACCTAGTCAGCTAAAACACGACTTTGAACGCTTTGAACAATATATGCGCTTTAAACCGGAAATCAAAATGAAATACGTGTATTATTACGATACACCTTCCGAACCTTCTTATGCAGGAAATTTCCCGGAATTGGAAGGCAAAGAACGTGCGGAGAAAATTTGCAAAACTTTGAACGTCGATTTTAATATGTTCCTTTCTCCAGAACAAATTCAAAAAATCATAGACCTCAAACCGGAAGGTAATCGCTTCATTCGAGTTATCGAAAGAGAAAACGGGCAAAAAACTTTTCTACGGTTATTCAATGACATCCCCAAACATCCATCCGAAACGGAAATCACAACAGCATTAAAACGTTTTCTTGTAAAATCACCCAAAGTAGGATTCTTAATCGGACACGGGGAACGTAGTCTTCATAGCACGGGAGACCGTTATTATTACAATTTTGCCAAAAGTATTTTTTTTAGGCATTCACTTATCAATCAAGGATTTGATGTAATTGATTTATCAATCAAGGATACGGAAATTCCCGCAGACATAGATATCATTGTCATTTCGGATATGCGCACTGCTCTAAATGCAGAAGAAAATGAGAAAATTAAAAATTACATCCAACACGGAGGCAATTTATTCATTCTAGGCGAACCAGGACGTCTCGAAACGATGAATCCACTTCTCTCCCATTTGGGCGTAGAATTAATGCCCGGAACACTCGTACAATTAAGCGAAGGATTTTCTCCCTCGTTAATCACAGCAACTTTAACAGAAGAAGCTGCTCTACAATCCTTACGCTATAATCGAATTCGGGGTTGGGACTTCAAGCTTATCATGCCTACCGCAACCGGAATAAAACTGATGGACAATAAAGGATATAAAATATCGCCACTTGTAGTATCTACTTCGCAAAAAAGCTGGAACGAATTAGAAACCACAGATTTCGTGGATGGAGAATTTTCTGTAAATACTCAAATAGGAGAAAAAGAACAATCTTATCCTGTCGTACTTGCCTTGACCAAGAAGGTTGGAGAAAAAGAACAACGTATCATCGTTACAGGAGATGCCGATTGTATCAGCAATGGAGAGTTGTCAACCAAACGTAACGGTATTGGATCAGCTAATTTCGATTTCATTACAGAGTCATTTAAATGGCTTTCGTACGGAGAATTTCCCATTGAAACTTTCCGTCCCGAACCTACAGACAATTCTATTAATATTTCCCGCAAAGCTTCTCCATGGATAAAAACAACCGCCATGGGCATTATCCCATGCATATTACTTTTTACAGGCTTGATGATATGGAGTAAAAGGAAGAAACATTAA
- a CDS encoding ABC transporter ATP-binding protein — protein sequence MEETIVRVEHLSHRYSIQWAIKDINFEIKKKGVLGLLGSNGAGKSTTMNIICGVLSQTAGEVYINGINTRENPVEAKKQIGFLPQKPPLYPDLTVDEYLTHCALMRLVNKHQVKKVVEEAKERCQIAHFSKRLIRSLSGGYQQRVGIAQAIVHKPQFVVLDEPTNGLDPNQIIEIRHLIKDIAKERAIMLSTHILSEVQATCNDIQMIEHGNVVFAGTINDLNNYIDPCTFLVSLEAAPPLEELKKIPGITQVEHITNTRFRMHFSSDQEITKQIINLSVANNWRLSEITLERDSLDTAFAQLSGKTFINKR from the coding sequence ATGGAAGAAACAATCGTGAGAGTTGAACATCTTTCCCATCGTTATAGCATACAATGGGCAATAAAAGACATCAACTTTGAAATTAAAAAAAAGGGAGTTCTCGGTTTATTAGGTTCCAATGGAGCTGGCAAATCCACCACAATGAATATTATTTGTGGAGTACTAAGTCAAACAGCAGGAGAAGTATATATCAATGGAATCAATACTAGAGAAAATCCTGTTGAAGCTAAAAAACAAATCGGCTTTTTGCCTCAAAAACCTCCACTATATCCAGATCTAACTGTTGACGAATATCTCACTCACTGCGCACTCATGCGCCTAGTAAACAAACATCAGGTTAAAAAGGTTGTAGAAGAAGCCAAAGAACGCTGCCAAATAGCCCATTTTAGTAAAAGATTGATTCGAAGCCTTTCAGGTGGTTATCAACAACGAGTTGGTATTGCACAAGCCATCGTGCATAAACCTCAATTCGTTGTTCTTGACGAACCGACCAATGGATTAGATCCCAATCAAATAATCGAGATCCGTCATCTTATAAAGGATATTGCAAAAGAACGTGCCATCATGTTATCTACCCATATTCTCTCTGAGGTTCAAGCAACCTGCAACGATATACAAATGATAGAGCATGGGAATGTCGTTTTTGCCGGAACTATTAATGACTTGAATAACTATATTGACCCTTGTACATTCCTTGTATCACTTGAAGCAGCACCACCATTGGAAGAACTAAAAAAAATCCCCGGAATAACTCAGGTTGAGCACATTACCAACACTCGATTCAGAATGCACTTCTCATCTGACCAAGAAATCACTAAACAAATAATAAACCTGAGTGTCGCTAATAATTGGCGTCTCAGTGAAATTACACTTGAACGGGACTCTCTTGATACCGCTTTTGCCCAATTGTCCGGCAAAACATTTATAAATAAAAGATAA
- a CDS encoding site-specific integrase — MKSTFSVIYYLKRQVVKKDGTVPVMGRITVDGSQTQFSCKLTVDPKLWDTKGGRVTGRSTAALETNRMLDKMRVRINRHYQEIMERDNFVTAEKVKNAFLGLEHRYHTLMQVFRQHNEDYEKQVEAGMKAKGTLLKYRTVYKHMEEFLDIRYHVKDIALKELTPAFISDFEMFLRTDKHCCTNTVWLYVCPLRTMVFIAINNEWLTRDPFREYEIKKEETTRSFLTKDEIRLLMEGKLKNAKQELYRDLYLFCAFTGLSFADMRNLTEENIRTYFDEHEWININRQKTGVVSNIRLLDIANRIIGKYRGLCGDGRIFPVPHYNTCLAGIRAVAKRCGITKHITWHQSRHTAATTIFLSNGVPIETVSSMLGHKSIKTTQIYAKITKEKLNQDMENLAARLNGVEEFAGCTI; from the coding sequence ATGAAGAGTACATTTTCAGTAATCTACTACCTCAAGCGTCAGGTAGTGAAAAAGGACGGGACAGTTCCCGTCATGGGACGCATCACGGTGGACGGCAGCCAGACACAGTTCAGCTGCAAACTGACTGTCGATCCGAAACTGTGGGACACCAAAGGTGGACGTGTCACGGGCAGAAGCACGGCGGCACTCGAAACGAACCGTATGCTTGACAAGATGCGGGTACGCATCAACAGGCATTATCAGGAAATCATGGAGCGTGACAACTTCGTCACGGCGGAGAAGGTGAAGAACGCCTTTCTCGGACTGGAACACCGCTACCACACGCTGATGCAGGTGTTCCGCCAGCACAACGAGGACTACGAGAAGCAGGTGGAGGCAGGCATGAAAGCCAAAGGCACGCTGCTGAAGTACCGCACCGTTTACAAGCACATGGAAGAGTTCCTCGACATCCGCTACCATGTGAAGGACATCGCCCTAAAAGAGCTTACCCCGGCTTTCATCTCCGACTTCGAGATGTTCCTGCGCACGGACAAGCACTGCTGCACCAATACCGTGTGGCTGTACGTCTGCCCGTTACGGACGATGGTATTCATCGCCATCAACAACGAGTGGCTGACGCGCGACCCGTTCCGCGAGTATGAAATCAAGAAGGAGGAAACAACACGCAGTTTCCTGACCAAAGATGAGATCCGCCTGCTGATGGAGGGGAAACTGAAAAACGCCAAACAGGAATTGTACCGCGACCTCTACCTGTTCTGCGCCTTCACGGGGCTGTCGTTCGCGGATATGCGCAACCTTACGGAAGAGAATATCCGCACCTACTTCGACGAACACGAGTGGATAAACATCAACCGCCAGAAAACGGGCGTGGTGTCCAACATCCGCCTGCTCGACATCGCCAACCGCATAATCGGCAAATACCGGGGACTGTGCGGGGACGGCAGGATATTTCCCGTTCCGCATTATAACACGTGCCTTGCCGGTATCCGTGCCGTCGCCAAGCGTTGCGGCATCACCAAGCATATCACGTGGCATCAGAGCCGCCACACGGCAGCCACGACGATATTCCTCTCCAACGGTGTTCCCATCGAAACGGTCAGCTCCATGCTCGGACACAAGAGCATAAAGACGACGCAGATTTACGCAAAGATAACCAAAGAGAAGCTCAATCAGGACATGGAGAACCTTGCCGCAAGATTGAACGGCGTCGAGGAATTTGCAGGTTGCACCATCTAA
- a CDS encoding ABC transporter ATP-binding protein, whose amino-acid sequence MENSIVKVEHLSHRYNVQWAIQDINFEIKEKGVLGLLGSNGAGKSTTMNIICGVLNQTAGEVYLNGYNLRTNPVEAKRHIGFLPQKAPLYPDITVEEYLTYCAFLRQMPQKEVSIAVERAMKRCDISHFRHRVISNLSGGYQQRVGIAQAIVHNPKFVILDEPTNGLDPNQIVEIRYLIKEIAADHAVLLSTHILPEVQATCNNIQMIEHGKLVFAGTIDDFNNYVAPSSVILTMDTPPSMSMLQTIEDVSAVEKIDDYHYRVHFNASNNISEKIVQLSVSNNWGLKEITLERQSLDNIFAQLSGKIKTLK is encoded by the coding sequence ATGGAAAATTCTATCGTAAAAGTCGAACATCTTTCGCATCGCTATAATGTTCAATGGGCAATACAAGATATCAACTTCGAAATTAAAGAAAAAGGTGTTTTAGGCCTTCTTGGTTCAAATGGCGCAGGAAAATCAACCACGATGAACATTATATGTGGTGTTCTGAATCAAACAGCCGGAGAGGTTTACCTTAATGGATATAATCTTCGAACCAATCCGGTTGAAGCCAAACGCCATATTGGCTTTCTACCACAAAAAGCCCCGCTTTATCCAGACATCACTGTTGAAGAATATCTAACCTATTGCGCTTTTTTACGCCAGATGCCTCAAAAAGAGGTATCCATCGCCGTAGAACGAGCAATGAAACGTTGCGACATATCCCATTTCCGTCATAGAGTAATCAGTAATCTCTCCGGTGGGTATCAACAACGTGTCGGAATCGCACAAGCAATTGTTCATAACCCAAAATTCGTTATTCTTGACGAACCAACAAATGGATTAGATCCAAATCAAATTGTAGAGATTCGATATTTAATAAAAGAAATTGCTGCAGATCATGCCGTACTTTTATCCACGCATATCCTTCCCGAAGTGCAGGCTACTTGCAACAACATTCAAATGATTGAACACGGGAAACTGGTTTTTGCTGGTACGATAGATGATTTTAATAACTACGTGGCTCCAAGCAGTGTTATTCTTACCATGGATACCCCACCATCCATGTCTATGCTACAAACCATTGAAGATGTATCCGCAGTAGAAAAAATAGACGATTATCACTACCGAGTTCATTTCAACGCCTCTAATAATATTTCAGAAAAAATCGTGCAATTAAGTGTTTCCAATAATTGGGGATTAAAAGAGATTACATTAGAAAGACAGTCCCTTGACAATATTTTTGCCCAATTATCTGGGAAAATCAAAACATTAAAATGA
- a CDS encoding DoxX family protein: MKKVISSIVVPNRKFLSLGLLILRVLVGITMLTHGVAKLTSFSELSATFSDPIGLGSTLSLILIIGAEIGCSLFVIVGAFTRLATIPLIFSMLVVIFIVHASDPFQMKELPLLYLGIYILLFFTGAGRISLDAIISKKWM, translated from the coding sequence ATGAAAAAAGTGATTTCATCTATAGTAGTCCCGAATCGGAAATTCTTGAGTTTGGGCTTGCTAATATTGCGTGTACTTGTCGGGATAACAATGTTGACGCATGGTGTGGCTAAATTGACGTCATTCTCCGAATTGTCTGCTACTTTCTCGGATCCTATAGGTTTAGGAAGTACTTTGTCTTTAATTTTGATTATTGGGGCTGAAATTGGGTGTTCCTTGTTTGTTATTGTAGGTGCTTTTACTCGGTTGGCTACGATTCCATTGATATTTTCTATGTTGGTGGTTATATTTATCGTTCATGCCAGTGATCCATTCCAGATGAAAGAATTGCCTTTATTATATTTAGGTATCTACATCTTATTATTTTTCACAGGTGCGGGAAGAATATCTCTGGATGCAATAATTTCAAAAAAATGGATGTAA